The Imtechella halotolerans DNA window CTTAGATCCATATATAAAACTGAATGAATTTGCCCTTTTAAGAGCTGCAGAGGTAAATCAATTGGGTGCCTTTATGGATTGGGGACTAGAAAAGCACTTATTTGTTCCTTTTAGAGAGCAGGCTCGTAAGATGGAAGCGGGAAAATGGTATTTAGTGTACATGTATATGGATCCTGAAACGCAGAGGCTTGCTGCTTCGAGCAAAACCCATCAATTTGTATCAAATGAAAACCTTACCATACAAGAAGGGGAGGAAGTAGAAGTGATTGTGGCTAGATTTACTGACATTGGTATGGAAGTGATTATAAATCAAAAACATTTAGGACTGGTTTATAATGATGAAGTATTCTCGCGCGTACGTCTAGGTGAAAAGAGAAAGGGATATATTCGAAAAATAAGACCTGATCATAAAATAGATGTTTCTTTTCAACCTCAAGGCTTAAAAAATATGGAAGTTTCTTCCGTACAAGTGATGGAAGCGCTTCAGCGCAATGGAGGATTTTTAGGATTACATGATAAAAGCAGTTCGGAGGATATTGCTGCCATATTGGGCATGAGCAAGAAAAGTTTTAAAAAAGCCATTGGTACGCTTTATAAGCAGAAACTCATTGTTCTTAAAGAGGATGGTATATACAAGGTATAGTTATAAGGGGCGAATTTATTCGCCTTTTTTTATATCCAATCACTACCTCATAAAGAGTTTATCTAAGGCCACTATAGTTTCCCAATTATGATTCTTTATACTCGTAAAAATACGTTATTTTTACGCTGCAAAATTGAAATTGTATGAATACACCTAAGTGGATTACCGTTAAAGAATTTGAAGATATTACATATAAAAAATGTAATGGAGTAGCTCGTATTGCATTTAATAGACCGAATGTACGTAATGCATTCCGTCCTCGTACGACTTCTGAATTACTTGAGGCATTTCGGGATGCTCATGAGGACACAACTATTGGTGTGGTGCTTCTTTCTGCTGAAGGCCCCTCGACTAAGGACGGAATATGGTCCTTTTGCAGTGGAGGAGATCAAAAAGCCAGAGGACACCAAGGCTATGTTGGAGAAGATGGATATCATCGATTAAACATCCTTGAGGTACAACGTTTAATTCGCTTTATGCCAAAGGCGGTTATTGCGGTTGTCCCAGGTTGGGCTGTTGGTGGTGGACATAGCTTACATGTAGTTTGTGATTTGACACTTGCCAGTAAGGAACATGCGATATTCAAGCAAACGGATGCGGATGTTACCAGTTTTGATGGTGGATATGGTTCTGCATACCTGGCAAAAATGGTCGGTCAAAAGAAGGCTCGTGAAATCTTCTTTTTAGGAAGAAATTATTCAGCCCAGGAAGCCTATGAGATGGGAATGGTCAATGCGGTTATACCACATGATGAATTGGAATCTACAGCCTACCAATGGGCGCAAGAAATATTAGAAAAGTCTCCTATATCGATTAAGATGTTGAAGTTTGCCATGAACTTAACTGATGACGGAATGGTGGGTCAACAGGTATTTGCTGGGGAGGCAACGCGATTAGCGTATATGAGTGATGAAGCCATTGAGGGTAGAAATGCATTTTTGGAAAAACGCAAACCTAATTTTGAGAAAAAATACATTCCATAATTATCCATGGAATGTGTTGCTTTTTTACTAACGTTTCTCTTTGGAATATTTCTGGTATTGGTTGGTATTCTAATGTATTTTAATCCAACCGTTGTAAGAAACCTTATTAGAAAAGCTGGAAGTTCTTATGGGACTAATTTTTTGGAATTAGGACCTCGACTTCTTATAGGATTAGCTATAATTAAGGTTGATACAGATTTTGAAGTACTATATAATTCAATGGGTTACTTCCTTGTTGTTTCAGCCTTTGTAATAGGTCTATTACCTTTAAAATTACATAACGGTTTTTCTAGAAAAGCTGCTGATTTTTTAAAACCGAATTATTTAAAATGTTTAGCACCAATTTCCATCTGTTTAGGATTTTTGGTTATTTATGGAATCATTTAATATGAGTATAAAGCCTTGGGTTCAAGCTGCACGATTGCGCACCTTGCCACTTTCAATTTCAGGAATATTAGTAGGATCAGGTATTGCCTTGTCACAAGATCTTTTTAATACCAAAATATTTATTCTTGCCTTATGTACCACAATAGGTTTTCAAATCCTATCGAATTTTGCTAACGATTATGGGGATGGAGTCAAAGGAACTGACAATGATGATCGGGTAGGGCCCAAGCGTGCTATTCAGAGTGGAGCAATTACTCCTAAAGGAATGAAAATGGCCATGGCAATTACAACGGTTATTACATTATTGATTGCCATATGGTTAATTTATGAGGCATTTGGTGCTGAAAAGTTGTTATATTCCCTATTGTTTTTTGGTTTAGGAATCGCCTCCATCATAGCGGCTATAACCTATACAGTGGGTAAAAACGCGTATGGGTATCATGGGCTTGGAGATGTATTTGTATTTTTATTCTTTGGATGGTTAAGTGTTGCTGGCTCTTATTTTCTATATGCGCAAACATTACATTGGATGGTGTTTTTACCAGCATCTTCCATAGGTTTATTAAGTGCTGCTGTATTAAACCTAAACAATATGAGAGATTATGAAAGTGATACAAAAGCAGGAAAAAAGACATTAGTTGTTAAAATAGGGCTGCCCTTTGCTAAATATTACCATTATTATCTTATTGTATTGGCCATGTTGTTAATGATGCTTTATTCCATTTTAAAACTGAACACTGGCGTGCAACTCCTTTACCTTTTAGCATTCATCCCTTTGAGTTTACATCTATTAAAGGTTAGACGTGCGAAAGATTCTAAATTGCTCGATCCTGAATTAAAAAAGGTGGCCTTGTCTACCGTATTGATGGCATTACTTATTTTAATTGGATATCTTTTGTAATTTGTAATTCTAATAAAAAGTATATTTCTTTTCTGTTTTGATCACAGCAATTTATGTCCAATAGAATTTTTAAATCAAAGAAAAAGTACCTAATATAGCTATAATAGGGTGTAAGAAAATAAAAATAATACATTTTATAACCCATTTTATGGTATCTTTAAAGCTCATCGTTTTATCATACCTAAAGGAGGATAATCGAACCGATTTTTTATATTAATATATTTTGTTTAATTAAAAATACAATAGATGAAAATTACATTTTATGGACATTCTTGTATAGGAATTACCGTAGATGATGTACATATTTTGGTAGATCCTTTTATTACGGCCAATCCTAAGGCGTCCCATATTGATATCAACACCATTAAAGCAGATTATATTCTGATAACGCATGCACATCAAGATCATATTTTGGATGTTGAAGCGATCGCCAAACGTACCGGGGCAATGGTAGTATCCAATTATGAAATCGTTACTTATTTTCAACAAAAAGGTATAGAAGGTCATGGCATGAATCATGGAGGAACCTGGGATTTTGAATTTGGAACTGTGAAGTACGTTAATGCCATACATTCTTCATCTTTTCCTGATGGAAGTTATGGTGGAAACCCTGGGGGTTTTGTCATAGAAGGTGAACGGAAAACAATTTATATATCTGGAGATACCGCGCTTTCAATGGATATGAAGCTTATTCCAATGTTGTATAAACTTGACTTAGCTATCCTACCCATCGGAGATAATTTTACCATGGGTGTGAATGAGGCTGTGATGGCTTCAGACTTTGTTGAATGTGACAAGGTTTTAGGAGTACATTACAATACGTTTGGCCCCATTGAAATTGATGAAGAAGAGGCTAAACGAACCTTCTTTGACAGCGGTAAAGATCTCATGTTATTGGCAATTGGTGAAAGTTTAATACTATAAATGAGAGCTACATACCATCGTTATATTTTAAATTTTAAACGTCCTAGTGGAACCTCCCGTGGTGTTCTTACTACTAAAGAAACTTGGTTTTTAAAGCTCTATGATGGTAATAGAACAGGTATAGGGGAGTGTGGTGTACTTCGTACACTTAGTGTAGATGACAGGCCAGATTATGAAGATTGTTTAAAATGGGTTTGTGATCATATTCATTTAGGTGAAGAGGCCCTTTGGGAGGCTCTAATAGAGTTTCCTTCCATTCAGTTTGGTGTCGAGCAAGCCTTTCGTTCACTGCATAGTAAAAATCCCTATCTACTAAATCCTTCTCTATTCACAGAAGGTAAAGATTCAATTGCAATTAATGGGCTCATATGGATGGGAGACCCTGACTTTATGAAAGAACAAATTGAGGCAAAACTTTCTGAAGGGTTTAATTGTATAAAGCTCAAAATTGGAGCTATAGATTTTTCGAAGGAATTAAGTCTACTTGAGGTTATTCGTACCCAATTTTCTCCAGATCAAATAGAAATTCGGGTAGATGCCAATGGCGCATTTCACCCCGACGAGGCCTTAACCAAATTAAACCAACTAGCCAATTTTCATCTACATTCCATCGAACAACCAATAAGGGCAGGTCAACATGACATCATGGCACAATTATGTAGAGATACCCCTCTGCCTATTGCACTTGATGAAGAACTCATAGGGGTATTTGAATTTGATGACAAATTAGCCCTATTAGAAAAAATTAAACCGCAGTATATTATTTTAAAGCCGAGCCTGGTGGGTGGTTATAGAGGTTCTGAAGAGTGGATCTCATTAGCCATGGCCTACCAATGTGGTTGGTGGATAACTAGTGCTTTAGAGAGTAATGTAGGTTTAAATGCTATAGCACAATGGACGTATACACTTGATAATAATAGACCCCAAGGATTAGGAACAGGCGCTCTATACACCAATAACATTGAATCTCCACTGATTGTTAAAGAAGGGGGATTATACTATAATCCTAAAGAGAAATGGACCTTACCATTTTAAATTTATAATTAAATTAAATTCAAGACATTTTATGTACATAGAACAAGGGTATAAAGGAAAGTTAGGTATTTGGAAGTATTTTATTATTCCAATATTATTTTTTGGATTAATGACATTAAATGTTTTAGTTACTACGCTTCTTGGTGTGGACGCTGAATCAATTATCCAACAGGAAATCGCAAGGAAAGGGTCCAATCGATTTTTAGTTGAAATGTTAATTCCTTTTGCTGTATTCCTTGCAGGTTTATTCTTTTGGGTAAAGTATATTCATGAACAA harbors:
- a CDS encoding CvfB family protein, translating into MIHIGTFNTLEILRETSVGLFLGDSEGNDILLPNKYVPEAYEIGAKISVFCYLDHEERPIATTLDPYIKLNEFALLRAAEVNQLGAFMDWGLEKHLFVPFREQARKMEAGKWYLVYMYMDPETQRLAASSKTHQFVSNENLTIQEGEEVEVIVARFTDIGMEVIINQKHLGLVYNDEVFSRVRLGEKRKGYIRKIRPDHKIDVSFQPQGLKNMEVSSVQVMEALQRNGGFLGLHDKSSSEDIAAILGMSKKSFKKAIGTLYKQKLIVLKEDGIYKV
- a CDS encoding 1,4-dihydroxy-2-naphthoyl-CoA synthase, translating into MNTPKWITVKEFEDITYKKCNGVARIAFNRPNVRNAFRPRTTSELLEAFRDAHEDTTIGVVLLSAEGPSTKDGIWSFCSGGDQKARGHQGYVGEDGYHRLNILEVQRLIRFMPKAVIAVVPGWAVGGGHSLHVVCDLTLASKEHAIFKQTDADVTSFDGGYGSAYLAKMVGQKKAREIFFLGRNYSAQEAYEMGMVNAVIPHDELESTAYQWAQEILEKSPISIKMLKFAMNLTDDGMVGQQVFAGEATRLAYMSDEAIEGRNAFLEKRKPNFEKKYIP
- a CDS encoding 1,4-dihydroxy-2-naphthoate polyprenyltransferase, which translates into the protein MSIKPWVQAARLRTLPLSISGILVGSGIALSQDLFNTKIFILALCTTIGFQILSNFANDYGDGVKGTDNDDRVGPKRAIQSGAITPKGMKMAMAITTVITLLIAIWLIYEAFGAEKLLYSLLFFGLGIASIIAAITYTVGKNAYGYHGLGDVFVFLFFGWLSVAGSYFLYAQTLHWMVFLPASSIGLLSAAVLNLNNMRDYESDTKAGKKTLVVKIGLPFAKYYHYYLIVLAMLLMMLYSILKLNTGVQLLYLLAFIPLSLHLLKVRRAKDSKLLDPELKKVALSTVLMALLILIGYLL
- a CDS encoding metal-dependent hydrolase produces the protein MKITFYGHSCIGITVDDVHILVDPFITANPKASHIDINTIKADYILITHAHQDHILDVEAIAKRTGAMVVSNYEIVTYFQQKGIEGHGMNHGGTWDFEFGTVKYVNAIHSSSFPDGSYGGNPGGFVIEGERKTIYISGDTALSMDMKLIPMLYKLDLAILPIGDNFTMGVNEAVMASDFVECDKVLGVHYNTFGPIEIDEEEAKRTFFDSGKDLMLLAIGESLIL
- a CDS encoding o-succinylbenzoate synthase, with product MRATYHRYILNFKRPSGTSRGVLTTKETWFLKLYDGNRTGIGECGVLRTLSVDDRPDYEDCLKWVCDHIHLGEEALWEALIEFPSIQFGVEQAFRSLHSKNPYLLNPSLFTEGKDSIAINGLIWMGDPDFMKEQIEAKLSEGFNCIKLKIGAIDFSKELSLLEVIRTQFSPDQIEIRVDANGAFHPDEALTKLNQLANFHLHSIEQPIRAGQHDIMAQLCRDTPLPIALDEELIGVFEFDDKLALLEKIKPQYIILKPSLVGGYRGSEEWISLAMAYQCGWWITSALESNVGLNAIAQWTYTLDNNRPQGLGTGALYTNNIESPLIVKEGGLYYNPKEKWTLPF